A section of the Leptotrichia buccalis C-1013-b genome encodes:
- a CDS encoding ATP-binding cassette domain-containing protein: MSFIEVKDLKVHYPIRGGFFNKVIDYVYAVDGVNFTIEKGKTYGLVGESGSGKSTIGKAIIGLEKIKSGKIIYEGKEIDGKFRNRRSEYNRNVQMIFQDSLSSLNPKKRVIDLISEPLRNFENLTLDEEKRKVSELLEIVGMNREDIYKYPHEFSGGQRQRLGIARAVATKPKLIIADEPVSALDLSVQAQVLNYMKDIQEQFGLSYLFISHDLGVVKHMCDYMFIMYRGRFVETGTKNDIYKNPEHFYTKRLIAAIPEVHPEKRLKNKKRRIEIEKEYLKNEKKYYDENGRVFDLKKLTDTHFVALKDEIVKNNGKGGK, encoded by the coding sequence ATGAGTTTTATTGAAGTGAAAGACTTGAAGGTTCATTATCCTATTCGTGGGGGCTTTTTCAATAAGGTAATTGATTACGTATATGCTGTAGACGGTGTCAATTTTACGATTGAGAAAGGGAAGACTTATGGACTTGTGGGAGAGTCGGGGTCTGGGAAGTCTACGATTGGCAAAGCGATAATTGGGCTGGAGAAGATAAAAAGTGGAAAGATTATTTATGAAGGTAAGGAAATTGATGGAAAATTTAGGAATAGAAGAAGTGAGTATAATAGGAATGTGCAGATGATTTTTCAAGATTCGTTGTCTAGCTTAAACCCTAAGAAAAGAGTGATTGACTTGATTTCTGAGCCTTTGAGAAATTTTGAGAATTTGACTTTAGATGAGGAAAAAAGGAAAGTATCGGAACTGCTGGAAATTGTAGGAATGAATAGGGAAGATATTTACAAATATCCTCATGAATTTTCTGGCGGACAGAGACAGAGGCTGGGAATTGCACGGGCTGTTGCGACAAAACCTAAGTTAATTATTGCGGATGAGCCTGTGTCGGCACTTGATTTGTCAGTTCAGGCACAAGTTTTGAATTATATGAAGGACATTCAGGAGCAGTTTGGACTAAGTTATCTTTTTATTTCCCACGATTTGGGAGTTGTAAAGCATATGTGCGATTATATGTTTATAATGTATCGTGGAAGGTTTGTGGAAACTGGGACAAAAAATGATATTTATAAAAATCCTGAACATTTTTACACAAAACGCCTAATTGCCGCAATTCCAGAAGTACATCCTGAAAAAAGGCTAAAGAATAAAAAAAGAAGGATAGAAATTGAAAAGGAATATTTGAAAAATGAAAAAAAATATTATGATGAAAATGGGCGTGTCTTTGATTTGAAAAAATTGACAGATACCCATTTTGTTGCTCTTAAAGATGAAATAGTGAAAAATAATGGAAAAGGGGGAAAATAA
- a CDS encoding ABC transporter ATP-binding protein produces MEQTETLIRINNLVTSFRIKDEYFPAVDNVSLELRRNEILAIVGESGCGKSTLATSIIGLHNPINTKLTGEINFEGKNLVEIDEEEYNKIRGNKIGMIFQDPLSALNPLMRIGEQIEEGMIYHTKLSKTEREARMLELLENVGIKNPKRVARQFPHELSGGMRQRVMIAIALSCKPEIIIADEPTTALDVTIQAQILDLLKTLQSEINAGIILITHDLGVVAEMADRVAVMYAGEIVEIANVNDLFNNPKHPYTRSLLNSIPQLDTESEKLHVIQGIVPSLTKLTRTGCRFSQRIPWIKESEHEKNPTLHEVGENHFVRCTCWKNFHFEK; encoded by the coding sequence ATGGAACAGACTGAAACACTAATCAGAATCAATAATCTTGTTACAAGTTTTCGGATAAAAGATGAATATTTTCCCGCTGTGGATAATGTTTCGCTGGAACTTAGAAGAAATGAGATATTAGCGATAGTGGGAGAGTCAGGATGTGGGAAAAGTACGCTTGCGACATCTATTATTGGACTGCATAATCCGATTAATACCAAATTGACAGGAGAAATCAATTTTGAAGGGAAAAATTTGGTAGAAATTGATGAGGAAGAATATAATAAAATTAGGGGAAATAAAATTGGCATGATATTTCAAGATCCTCTATCGGCTTTAAATCCGCTTATGAGAATAGGAGAACAAATTGAAGAGGGAATGATTTATCATACAAAATTGTCCAAAACTGAAAGAGAAGCCAGAATGCTGGAATTACTGGAGAATGTAGGAATAAAAAATCCAAAACGTGTAGCAAGGCAATTTCCACACGAATTATCTGGAGGAATGCGTCAAAGAGTAATGATTGCAATAGCGCTTTCCTGCAAACCTGAAATTATTATAGCCGATGAGCCGACAACAGCATTGGACGTTACAATACAGGCACAAATACTGGATTTGCTAAAAACTTTGCAAAGTGAAATAAATGCTGGGATTATACTGATTACACATGATTTGGGCGTCGTTGCCGAAATGGCGGACAGAGTGGCAGTAATGTACGCTGGAGAAATTGTAGAAATTGCAAACGTAAATGATTTGTTCAATAACCCAAAACATCCCTACACAAGATCTCTACTAAACTCAATTCCGCAACTTGACACAGAATCTGAAAAATTACACGTAATTCAAGGAATTGTTCCGTCATTGACTAAATTAACTAGAACAGGATGCCGTTTTTCTCAAAGAATCCCATGGATAAAGGAAAGTGAGCACGAAAAAAATCCAACATTACATGAAGTTGGAGAAAATCATTTTGTAAGATGTACTTGCTGGAAAAATTTTCATTTTGAAAAATAA
- a CDS encoding outer membrane beta-barrel protein, which produces MKKLLLLGALVSSIAMADVIEVRVGGDLTNRATFKDTDNQNWKINDDALKNGFEITGEYRTPIAENLEIGGGIAYRYNKLSSKNYPGLTMKGINSVPIFFTTRYNFKNASEITPYVKGNLGLAITSGKVESKNILADESLKFESGIYYGIGTGLQYKNFVADLSYNVNTMKTKYSFNMPGYKEEGKFNTNHGTLTLGVGYSFGF; this is translated from the coding sequence ATGAAAAAATTATTACTATTAGGTGCACTAGTAAGCTCAATTGCTATGGCAGATGTAATCGAAGTTAGAGTAGGTGGTGACCTAACAAACCGTGCAACATTTAAAGATACTGATAACCAAAATTGGAAAATTAATGATGATGCTTTAAAAAATGGATTTGAAATCACTGGAGAATACAGAACACCAATCGCAGAAAATCTTGAAATCGGTGGAGGAATTGCCTACAGATACAACAAATTAAGTAGCAAAAATTATCCAGGACTTACTATGAAAGGGATTAATTCAGTACCTATCTTCTTTACAACTAGATATAACTTTAAAAATGCTTCTGAAATTACACCTTATGTAAAAGGTAATTTAGGACTTGCAATTACTTCAGGAAAAGTAGAATCAAAAAATATACTTGCTGATGAAAGCTTAAAATTTGAATCAGGAATTTACTATGGAATAGGAACAGGACTTCAATACAAAAACTTTGTTGCTGACTTATCATACAATGTAAATACTATGAAAACAAAATATAGCTTTAATATGCCTGGATATAAAGAAGAAGGTAAATTTAATACTAACCATGGAACACTTACTTTAGGAGTAGGTTACTCATTTGGATTTTAA